The DNA region taaaattatcaacaataacagtgcactttacacatatacagactgtGTTAACAAGCCAAATACAGGgtatttcaacatgttttaaggagtagaacaagaaactgcaAGTAAGACAGAGTACAACATGAATTCTtgtgaaattctaaaatatgtttattaccATTTATTACTATTTTCGATGGTAATTCCAGtgcaaataaaatattctaaaCTATTTTCTGCTCGATGGATATTCTCATGAGACAAGATATTGAAGCCAGTGACTGGTTTCAGCATGTATGTGATACAGGTCAATCTTTGCATGGAAATTGCACTTGTATGGCTCCGAGTTATGCACATTTTGCACTTGTAtggcaatgtatatgcattttaaaacaatgtgCAGCTTGTCCTCTGTCACATGATAATTATTCCCAAACAGACAAGCTACACAAGATGTCATTAGGACTTGTTTGGCATGTGGAAAAACAGTAAATTGTAACTACATGCAGTTTAGCTAAATATGAGCCTGAGTTTGAAGGGATGTGTGTTGTTTCTCTCAGAATTGtagactttgtttgaaatagtgctgagtacattttacaagaattttaTCTTCTCACTGTATGGTAACAATTACAATCAAGGTAGGTCATAAATGAGTcaacgtaaaatgtgaccctcccacTGGATGggtttctaaaacatgaccctcccctttggacaggtttctaaaacatgaccccccccccctccgtaattactgaaggctcccttaggcCGAAAGCGCCTCACTCGATATACATTGTTAGACTCTCACTAACGTGATTTTCTTTGTTCCAAATTAAACCTTCAAAAGTTTTGAATTTGtgattcatttcaattttattttgtgactGAAAATGTGGCCaacttcacccccccccccccgctatATATGCCAActacatcatagtacatgtactactacgaGTACTACTAGCCTCCCAAGCGCTAGCGCTATATATAATATACGCAATCTCGCCACTGTCTAGCACCCCGGTCTAGCACTCGCTTAGGTGACTATTTCATTAAAGAAAAGaatacattagtgttatcaaaataaagaGATCGAAAAAAACCCTCAAACTTGAGCAAGTCTGTGATACAAATGTAACTAAACTTGTAACTAATAGTACTATTAAACTAGTAAACGTTGCGCATGTACAATCAGttcaatgacctttgacctacagCTGACCTCAGAAACGTTACATCGCGTCGAGTATGCATGCAGCGCATCCCACAGCAGATCATGTCATGGTATAGTTGATCACTGGTGAAGACATATTGTATTCAATACTTATGCAACAGATATTACTGGTACGACTTCTTCTGCAACTGAAAAGGACTTCAAGATACTTTCCAAAGGTAATGTTCATGTTGATAACGGTGGACACCAATGCATATCGTGTACTCAAATTCGAGTTCCGTGTTATCATATCATGGTTGGTAGTACTAGTAGCGCTGCTggatatgatgtacatgtatacgctACGGGGTTCGACacgtctccccccccccccggtcccCTCAAGTAAGGGGGAAGACATGTCGGACCTCGTAGCgtatatacatccagagctaggtTGGGAGAAACACACCCTTACtaccacaggcactcgaatcaatctgtatgattttttttaaatgtgtagtccggaatatacatgatataataattgatatagactgtaagatacttcgtgacgtttcgccctcaccggcctccctaggggttgcctgatgtttgagggcgccccgtcacggcgtaccttacagactatgcgGAATACACcttacagattgattcgagtgcctgtacTTCCATCCATGATCATTGCGTCTGCAACACAGTCACTTGTTACCCACTAATGAGATGGTTTGTGGCATGACCATCCTTGAACAGACTAGTAGCTCATCATAAGTGACTATGGTCTGCAAACAGGACTAGCGTAGACTCATATCATGTCCGTCAACAACAATCGTGTCTGCGTCAATTTAGGGGTAAACCACTGatatgggggtggggtggattGGACCGTATTGAAACATGAGAATACTATGATCACACAGTGTTCCAACTGTAAATATTGGGAGATGTATTTACACGAGagaaatgtatgaaatgttCATATTAGAGTTTCTAACGACATTATTGCAAAgaaaaaaatttttaaaaaaaattattgcatatataCCTGGGAATATTGCACCAGTGATCGCATACTAGTGTTATTTGTACTCAGTGCAGTGCAATACccaaaacattattgcatcCCTGTATTCAAATGATGCAAACGTTCGTTCTACCTGAAATTGCATGATAGCATAGTTTCATTTTTACGGAAAtgtgttgtttcagataaacatatgtaatgataacagcacCCCCATGCGACTTTGAGTGCCAGTGTGGCTACTCCTGCTAGCATTGTTTTCTGCTGCACATTCACTCgctatgctcatgaaagtactgctgcagagaacactgcaaattAACACTCATTAAAATACCCCGCGTATGCCACACCTGCACTCATGCATCATGGCTTCTGTCATATTATTGcattgtatgtatattgaaattttcagaaatttgGAACTCTTGGTAAATTCCACCTTACAGATATGGAGAGTCTATTAAAGAAGGAGCTGGGATGTAATCAGGTGAAGTCATTTGGTTTTGGTGGAGGCGGTTGTATTAACAGTGGACAGAGTTATGAAACTGATACCCATGGCAAGGTGTTTGTTAAGATGAACTCAAAGAGTGGGGTAAGTGATAATGTTCCATATTTTGTACTACTATCAAAGGACCAAGTGAAAGTAATTTACCGAGGGTCTATGACTCGTGACCCAATTTTTTTCCTGTTTCTCGATCATATATTCAACTGACCCAACTTTCAGCTCCATCATCaagataaaaaagaaaattgtttttgcttgcccttaatattttgtggaacaagCAAGAAttagcaagtgtctggactgtcaatgtcatctacagtcatggtggtGTAGACAACACTTGTTCAAAAACagaacatttctttcatgacagaGGTTATTTAAGTAGGGGGCCTAAGAACATGCCAGTTGTGTAGAGAAGGTCgaaaagggcttgttaccaggaattcaaaaaggagaggcagagaagcacgaagatgattttttatttttctactttttttaaaaaatagaacgaccgacccatagttgctaatgagaaaaataaaaagaaattagGTTCAAAGTGAATTGCTAAATCAAAATATGTGAAGCTTTATTGGACAAAAAATCTCCTAAGAGACTTGATTTTACCAGTGtaaaacaatattgaatcatTTTATTTCCCAAGCTTGCATGctttcattttgtataaatCCTTGACTTTTCCATCATATTTCTTAACATAGGCACGGACAATGTTTGATGGTGAGATGGCAGGTCTAGATGCTATTCTTGCAACCAATACTGTCAAAGTTCCCCATCCATATAAAGTGCTGGACCATGGTACAGGTGCTATTCTTATTATGGAGCACTTAGATATGAGAGGGCTAGGTCGACATGCAGCAAAGCTTGGAGAACGTTTTGCTCAGTAAGTTTTAATCCATAGAATTGATGATTTGATTCATTGTTCTTgggtaaatattcatgattcataAGTGCTTATTACATTTAGATATaacagtcatgaatattcatggtctgctattacatatacacaactctgctgactcccatcagACAATGCATGTCCATAGCAAAGATCTCTGGACAATGGAATGAGGAACAACTTTCAGTTTGAGTGTTCCTTGACAGTCGCACATAACATAAGTATGTAAATCATGCGATGACTTGCCAGAATCCACAGATTACAATTATATCCTGACGTGACATTTCTCTTTAATTCATGATGTGGTAGCAATAACACACAATAGATACTGAAATGCAGCTTTATTACCCATATaagaaatagaattttacaaTTTGAACTGTAATGTATACAAAGGTTGATTGGTGGGTACTGGGAGTCAGAAAAAATAGCATAATACTAATCGAGTCAGCCCCCTCAAACACTATaaagttttcttgtttttttctgGAAATTGCTCCCAACCATTTTCTTTTAtgcagacatatatacacaacagAGTTCTACAGAGTTCAAgtcaggtttgggactacatgacagggctatgttgcacgctcCATATCATGAcactgtggaactgtcaaggcttgtCCAGTCAGTATATTGTTTCAAAAACTTCACCTGTATAAGTTATCGTAAATTTGCCCTTGGACATATTTACCTTAGACACAAGGAGATTTCCCTGTCTGTAATTGACATTTTCTATATGTAGGATGCATCTACACAATGAAGAGATTGGAAAGAAAGAAACCAAGGAGTCATCTAGGATTGGAAGTGAAGATCAAAGTTATATCAGTAAATTTGGTTTTGACGTACCTACTTGCTGTGGATTTATTCCTCAAGATAACACTTGGCAAGATGATTGGGTGGTAAGTATCACAAAGGATTGTGACTTGAAGAGGGACtattatacatttattgcctggctatgagggcactatgttacatggtatatacaaaatttccaaatttaatATTCCAGACATTTTACTCCAGACAGAAACTTTCACCATAAAGAACTTAAAGTTTTCATCGATAGCAGATGAAATGAactattttacatgttacatacaaaATTTCGAAATTTAAAATTACAGACGTTTTACACCAGACAGAAACTTGCCCAACAAATTGGTCTGATAGAAAAGGAAAGTGGTGACAGAGAGGCCTTAGAATTGTGGTCTAAACTTCAAGTAAAAATACCCGAATTTTTTAAGGATATGGATGTTATTAAGCCAGCATTATTACATGGTGATTTATGGGGTGGTAATGCAGCTGAAACAACAGATGAACCAGGTAAGTTATGATGTATTAGATacaccaaaccagagagactatatTATTTGAATTAGGTAACACATAGTGATTTATGGGGTGGTAATGCAGCTGAAACAACAGATGAACCAGGTAAGTTATGATGTATtagatactaccaaaccagagagactatagtATTTGAATTAGGTAACACATGGTGATTTATGGGTGGTAATGCAGCTGAAACAACAGATGAACCAGGTAAGTTGTGATGTATtagatactaccaaaccagagaggcTATAGTATTTGAATTAGacaacacaatgtttttttgtcTCCCACAAAGTTTTTTGTTAACAATTACACAGACaacatacagacactgatagcgtgTGATGTGTCTGCGAATTAATATTGCCTGatgggtatatacatgtatagggaAGGCCTCATAGCAGGTTTAGTACTTCTTTGGTAGGACTTAGTTGTTAGGATCTGGGCTACCAAGACTTTCCATTGAAACCTGTTTAGTCTTTTACCATTCAAATTACCTTTTCACAATCTAGTCTCAATTTCATCTTTTTTAATCCTGCGCATTTTGTGTTTAACCCCTTGTACTGAGCTGCAGTGAACAACTTAATTATAGtgacaatgttttcaagttctTCTACCATTACAGGTATTGTTCATACTTGCTGTGTATTATATAAAAAATCCCAACCTTTTCATCAACAACAGTTGactgttgttttttaaatgaaaagaaacatgataaattcattttattaaggcctaaaaaaaaaattgtttggttcaagTTACTCaaccccacctaatttttcactgccaaccctaaactttttggATGcattccagaaaaaaaaaatcgcaaaaattttgaagtctcgcgagaaatagtagatgctgaaactgacatcaacttaaaaagacaatataaaacagttcttccaatctgaaATGGGTGTACATCAGAtaggaataaataaataacacatgtatagtgaccattttgaaaacaatggaaaacctgaagtAGACACCCAtacatgaaagaaaatatataataaaatcaaataaaaaatctacctatcccacctattctaatatCGAGTGTAATAGGaagcacacaattttttttatcaggccTACTTACTAATTCTGTATATATAAGAAACATTTCCCATTCATATTACTACATTTTAGCTCCAATTGGCATGATCCAGTGTTGCCATAGGATGACCCATTAACTCTCATTATTAccctggtaattgagcctttagttccagtttactaagataggcacaaactatacaactattgtcgcaacatgttgatacaagtAATAAGCTATTGATGGGATGTtcttttaatttacatatctcAGTATGGAGTTCAAggtccataaacttgcagtgttgttttgggacttccaatgtttacactatcttgatcacagggtgattagatttgcacaacagaggaaccgctatcacccacttgtgtagaATCTCACCTTGAAGAATAATAGATTTAGTTAGCATCTATCTTAGGAAAGTGAAGGCTCAATTAGCAGCCATAGCACCAATTACAGTGCAATTTTGTTAGGAGAATTATCTATGTTGAATAGCCACTGGAATGTATTACTTGGACAATGGTATATTGTTACCCCTGAATCAACTGTTTTACATACCAATTGAATCAATTTTTTGACCAATTCTCTGTTCCtatttttcagtaatttttgATCCGGCACCATTTTATGGGCATCATGAGTTTGATCTTGCAATAGCGGGAATGTTCGGTGGGTTCGGTAGTTCCTTTTATTCGGCATACCACAATCTTATACCCAAGGAACCAGGATTTCAGCAAAGGAATGAATTGTACAAACTCTTCCACTATTTAAACCATTGGTATGTTTTGATCATTCATTATTTATTAAACAAATTACATGCAGGTAATATGAATACTGTTAATCTAGATATTTTTGCTAcaagaaaattttgcgattttagaGTCTTCATCTAGTTCTCacagactaatttttactaattactagactggtgcattgtgttcatgtataagaacacattttagtcactacttattttagtTATGagcgaaataagtgaaaataaatctttaGTGAAAATTGCCAGGTTTAAAGTATTCAGTTAATAGGTTAATAAGTACTGCAGTAGAATGTAGTCACCCTCGCCCGTCATTATCTCCCACCCCTGTGACACCTAAACCATTGCCAAGTTTTGATCATTAAATTTCAATACACATATGTTGGTTATGAAAAGATTCAGTTGATAGGTTGAAATTACTGAACAGCattaagccccccccccttacaaaagcccccaccccacacattttaattattattttacaacaaataaaacacatgCAGACTTAGAATATTCAGTTGATAGTTACATTTTTTCTTTCGCTTCTTTTATTCAGGAATCATTTTGGTTCAGGATACAGAAGTCAGTCACTTGGTATAATGAGAAGTTTGGTGAGATGAAAATAATGTTTGCTGAAACATGTGGAATTCCTCTGGTAGATCAGTTTTATGCCCAGAACTTACCACTTGCATTTAATGTCGTGACTTGTCTAGAGCATACTATGAGCTTAACAAGGCTTTAATAGAGTTAGTGTATGTGGTAAAGATTTTAAGCTATGAGTAAAACCTAATCGAAGACTAAATAATGACCAATGTTatgctataataataataaactttattgtaacattatctactagtatattatcactacaatacaatacaataaagtataaagaaaaatacttgtattgaccacaaaaacaaaagtattttcacaat from Glandiceps talaboti chromosome 18, keGlaTala1.1, whole genome shotgun sequence includes:
- the LOC144448913 gene encoding ketosamine-3-kinase-like isoform X2, whose protein sequence is MESLLKKELGCNQVKSFGFGGGGCINSGQSYETDTHGKVFVKMNSKSGARTMFDGEMAGLDAILATNTVKVPHPYKVLDHGTGAILIMEHLDMRGLGRHAAKLGERFAQMHLHNEEIGKKETKESSRIGSEDQSYISKFGFDVPTCCGFIPQDNTWQDDWVTFYTRQKLAQQIGLIEKESGDREALELWSKLQVKIPEFFKDMDVIKPALLHGDLWGGNAAETTDEPVIFDPAPFYGHHEFDLAIAGMFGGFGSSFYSAYHNLIPKEPGFQQRNELYKLFHYLNHWNHFGSGYRSQSLGIMRSLVR
- the LOC144448913 gene encoding ketosamine-3-kinase-like isoform X1, whose product is MQQILLVRLLLQLKRTSRYFPKKFGTLGKFHLTDMESLLKKELGCNQVKSFGFGGGGCINSGQSYETDTHGKVFVKMNSKSGARTMFDGEMAGLDAILATNTVKVPHPYKVLDHGTGAILIMEHLDMRGLGRHAAKLGERFAQMHLHNEEIGKKETKESSRIGSEDQSYISKFGFDVPTCCGFIPQDNTWQDDWVTFYTRQKLAQQIGLIEKESGDREALELWSKLQVKIPEFFKDMDVIKPALLHGDLWGGNAAETTDEPVIFDPAPFYGHHEFDLAIAGMFGGFGSSFYSAYHNLIPKEPGFQQRNELYKLFHYLNHWNHFGSGYRSQSLGIMRSLVR
- the LOC144448913 gene encoding ketosamine-3-kinase-like isoform X3 — encoded protein: MQQILLVRLLLQLKRTSRYFPKKFGTLGKFHLTDMESLLKKELGCNQVKSFGFGGGGCINSGQSYETDTHGKVFVKMNSKSGARTMFDGEMAGLDAILATNTVKVPHPYKVLDHGTGAILIMEHLDMRGLGRHAAKLGERFAQMHLHNEEIGKKETKESSRIGSEDQSYISKFGFDVPTCCGFIPQDNTWQDDWVTFYTRQKLAQQIGLIEKESGDREALELWSKLQVKIPEFFKDMDVIKPALLHGDLWGGNAAETTDEPGIILVQDTEVSHLV